One genomic region from Athalia rosae chromosome 3, iyAthRosa1.1, whole genome shotgun sequence encodes:
- the LOC105691943 gene encoding uncharacterized protein LOC105691943 → MSSEAVQPRRPMKFPYTFSAKIAQFPYAHYFNNQWLYRYFCYGTLLAIPVFWKLQKMSKSPENVAKYQEMRRREAAEHHH, encoded by the exons ATGTCTTCTGAAGCAGTTCAGCCGCGCAGGCCTATGAAATTCCCATATACTTTCTCGGCAAAGATTGCACAGTTTCCTTACGCCCACTACTTCAATAACCAGTGGTTGTACAGATACTTTTGTTACGGAACGCTTCTTGCGATTCCCGTATTCTGGAAGCTCCAAAAGATGT CAAAAAGCCCAGAGAATGTGGCTAAGTATcaggaaatgagaagaaggGAAGCAGCCGAACACCACCACTAA
- the LOC105691979 gene encoding condensin complex subunit 3: MTILLEKLMLTFTEVQFDRRCHPKWMQKLTKVFQTADEERFKKAFISCLLIPLGHGEKHSRVENTLQFAAKFAVSIQSRTGDGNEEELCPFLVSLFDFVLDNHDVEDRALRFRMCYFLNMLLNSMGDNAVLDDALCDKITTCMTERLLDKIPKIRAQAIFALCRLQDPSDEECPVIKAYIFHLSKDPQAEVRRAVLLNMGKNKKTLAAVLRRTRDVNDGVRILAYKFVSKVTVRSLTIEQRHTLLSDGMRDRSEKVSKYVKSELLPIWLKNYNGNFIKLLRALDSETTVDTCVLMLEVLFKNTPLREIVASVTVDENSRLIPLDKLSSENVIFWRCTVEHLHREGCQDELSNVLPDLVKFCRYIEEFMELMNVPSCELWERTTRRFILTQLFEIAKTYELSDEFGRNCLKELILNTLRSDNTSNGVIDCIVRHFAAVVPNAELRCDLLVDVIDKLRLPPVQETVPMSEAEKHERDMKRARLRVNLLEIEEEQYQAVKDKDFLKADHLKQQIQIFKGQINELNAEPVVEEMQEDDVCIDDPETLEKCLQIMFSMMQSVDVLFPALRTLLDEMVLPALDYSVCNVIILALKTTSVCCMLDETLAKKYIPIFFLQFTVDNDDIWLAALKGIFDLLVFYGLERLGMVTSPETNGDPPAGNGKTRTKSIRLYNHTDENDIPLASEQDHSARHRNIISILTGLLDNTNQDLRTIATEGLCKLLLHRRVTSVSLLSRLIILWHNPVTEDDTYLRQCLSLFFNQFGNAVPDSQEMLERSLLPSLRILANAPDKSPLLEIEPIKVAQLILHLTNPIDRVGPLAYCAHNNLALAIIAEALNADSEIDLQVLVRSLRYLNVKLENDSMIEELLAATDSLIAKTKEIDKRIHPAILHFKKSLCPSNEGNEVENEVLAEDDSEKTTDHLPLVF, encoded by the exons ATGACTATcttattggaaaaattgatgctGACATTTACGGAAGTGCAATTCGACAGAAGATGTCATCCCAAGTGGATGCAGAAGCTAACAAAAGTGTTTCAAACG GCCGATGAGGAGCGGTTTAAAAAAGCATTCATTTCTTGTCTACTTATACCTCTTGGCCATGGGGAAAAGCATTCAAGGGTCGAGAACACCCTGCAGTTTGCTGCAAAATTTGCCGTAAGCATACAATCTCGAACAGGCGATGGTAACGAGGAAGAACTGTGTCCGTTTCTCGTTAGCCTATTTGATTTTGTATTGGATAATCATGATGTTGAGGATAGGGCACTTAGATTTCGAATGTGTTACTTCTTGAATATGCTGCTGAATTCCATGGGAGACAACGCTGTCCTGGATGATGCTCTGTGTGATAAAATTACTACTTGTATGACCGAACGTTTGCTTGACAAAATCCCCAAGATTAGGGCACAGGCTATATTTGCACTGTGTCGACTTCAGGATCCAAGTGATGAGGAATGTCCTGTTATTAAAGCATATATATTTCACCTATCAAAAGATCCACAGGCTGAGGTTCGTCGAGCCGTTTTACTCAATATgggaaagaataagaaaacttTGGCAGCTGTGCTCAGAAGGACTAGAGATGTTAACGATGGAGTCAGAATACTGGCCTACAAGTTTGTCAGTAAAGTAACAGTTAGATCTTTGACTATTGAACAAAGGCATACTCTCTTGAGCGATGGGATGCGTGACAGATCTGAGAAGGTCAGCAAATACGTCAAGTCAGAGTTACTGCCCATTTGGTTAAAGAATTACAATGGAAACTTTATAAAACTTCTACGTGCCCTAGATTCTGAGACTACTGTGGATACTTGTGTTCTTATGCTTGAAGTATTGTTTAA AAACACACCACTCCGCGAAATTGTGGCAAGTGTGACTgtagatgaaaattcaagGTTGATCCCGCTGGACAAACTGTCTAGTGAAAACGTTATTTTCTGGAGGTGTACCGTGGAACATTTACATCGTGAGGGCTGCCAAGATGAACTCTCCAATGTATTACCAGATCTTGTGAAATTCTGTCGATATATTGAGGAATTCATGGAACTCATGAATGTACCATCATGTGAACTTTGGGAACGCACTACTCGGCGTTTTATTCTCACTCAGCTTTTTGAAATTGCTAAAACTTATGAGCTGTCAGACGAATTTGGCAGAAACTGCCTAAAAGAGCTTATTCTGAACACGCTTAGATCAGATAATACATCCAATGGTGTTATCGATTGCATCGTTCGACATTTTGCTGCCGTTGTTCCCAATGCAGAACTCAGGTGTGATCTATTAGTTGATGTCATCGACAAACTGAGACTCCCACCGGTGCAAGAAACTGTGCCGATGTCAGAAGCGGAAAAACATGAGAGAGATATGAAG aggGCTAGACTGAGGGTTAATTTATTGGAGATCGAGGAAGAGCAATACCAGGCAGTTAAAGATAAAGATTTCTTGAAAGCAGATCACTTGAAACAGCAGATCCAGATTTTCAAGGGTCAAATCAACGAGTTGAATGCAGAGCCTGTGGTAGAAGAAATGCAGGAAGATGACGTATGTATCGATGACCCAGAAACGCTGGAGAAATGTTTGCAGATAATGTTCTCGATGATGCAAAGTGTGGACGTTTTGTTCCCAGCATTACGGACCCTTCTGGACGAAATGGTGCTTCCTGCTCTAGAC taTTCCGTATGCAACGTGATCATCCTGGCCTTAAAAACAACAAGTGTTTGTTGTATGCTAGACGAAACTcttgcaaaaaaatatattccaatattttttctacaatttacTGTGGATAACGACGACATTTGGTTAGCTGCATTAAAGGGAATTTTCGATCTGCTCGTATTTTACGGTCTGGAACGTCTTGGTATGGTTACAAGTCCCGAAACAAATGGTGATCCCCCGGCGGGTAACGGAAAGACAAGAACCAAAAGTATTAGACTTTACAACCATACAGATGAAAATGATATACCACTTGCTTCGGAGCAAGATCACAGTGCTAGACACCGAAATATTATCAGTATTCTCACCGGTCTATTGGATAACACT AATCAGGATTTGCGTACGATCGCAACAGAGGGTCTTTGTAAGCTTTTGCTGCACCGAAGAGTAACGAGCGTGTCCTTGTTGTCACGTCTTATTATTTTGTGGCACAACCCTGTGACAGAAGATGATACGTACCTGCGACAATGCTTGagcttatttttcaatcagtttGGTAACGCAGTACCTGACAGCCAGGAGATGTTGGAGCGTTCTCTTCTCCCAAGTTTGAGAATACTGGCGAATGCGCCGGACAAAAGCCCGCTGCTAGAGATCGAACCAATCAAAGTTGCACAGCTCATCTTGCATCTTACTAATCCCATTGATAGAGTTGGGCCGCTTGCCTATTGTGCTCACAACAACTTGGCTCTTGCTATTATTGCAGAGGCCTTAAACGCAGATAGTGAAATTGATCTCCAAGTTCTTGTTCGAAGTTTGAGATACTTGAATGTAAAGTTGGAGAATGATTCGATGATCGAAGAACTACTAGCGGCTACCGATAGTCTCATAGCTAAG acGAAGGAAATCGATAAACGCATTCACCCTGCAATATTGCACTTTAAGAAAAGCTTATGTCCAAGTAATGAGGGGAATGAGGTAGAAAATGAGGTATTGGCTGAAGacgattctgaaaaaactaCCGACCACCTGCCCTTGGTATTCTAG